In the Anaerolineales bacterium genome, ATTCGGCCACAAAAGAAACATAAGGCACATAAAAAAGCCATCCTCGGCACTTTCCCTTTTGCGCCCTTCGTGTTCTTTGTGGCTCTTACTTGCTTTTTCCGCCGAATACAGATAGGAAGGTGATCGCCGCAACGACCAGGGTCAGGAAGCCGGCCAAATATTTGCGCTTCCCCATCTCGCCGGTGAGGATCCAGAGCGGGAAATAAACCAACGGGGCGTACACGCAGAAGGCCAGCGGAATTCCGATTAGCAGGAGCGGGAAGGAGAGGACAAACGGGTTTCGGACGCAGACGGCTTCCACCAGGAAGACGGCGGCCGCTTCGGCCATCAGCAATTTGCGTTGCGACCAACCGCAACGGTATATCAGAAAGGCAAACAGGATCGGAAACCCGAGATAAAAAAACAGCAGCAAAAACCCGTAAGTTTCAAAGTAGGCCCAACGAAAACCGCCGGCGGTACCCCAATCGACGATCACCCACAGCAGGAAGCCGATCAGGATGTATTTCAGCGGTCGGGGAAGCCCGTTTCGGATCGGCATACTCCATATCCGGATGGGAAGCGGTTTTCCGCCGGCGGGAATCCGGACGGGGAAGCGGCCGACGGCAGGCATCGTCCGCCTCCCCGCTTTCTCTTACCGGAGCGGATTCGGGTTTTCGCGGCGGAAAGCAATCAGGCGATCGGAATATTCGTCACGTTCGTGTTCGACTTCTTCTCGTGCTTCAGTTTTCTCTTTTCCTTTAGGGTGTGCTTGGCTTTTTTCCTCTGCTCCCGGCCGGCTTTGTCTCTGCTTCCCTTGTCGCCCATGTCGATCCTCCTGAATGGAAAAAGATCCGCTCCCCCCGAAGACCCGCGGTGGCAAGCCCGCGGCTGTCCGCCTGATGACGGAGTTAATTCTAACCGGCCCTCCCTCAAACGGCAAAACGCCGTTTCCTCCCGCCCGACGCTATGCCGCGCCGGAACGCCAAGAAGTTCCCCGGAGCGCCGCACAAGGGCGAATCGGATTGCGGGCCGCGGCCTCCCGTCCCTCTTCCAGGCAGGCCCGGAGCGTCCCCGGCCGGGCGTCGAAGAAATACGCTTCCGCCACACGAGAATACAAAAAGGAATCCGCCCCTTCCCCAAGGACAAGCGTGGCTTCCCCCAGGTCGAAACGCACGCGTTTTACGCAATCGATCCGGTTGTACTCGCAGACAACCGGATCGTAGTAGAAAACGATGTGGGCCCCATCCGGCTTGAAATCGCCGCGGGCCACCTCCGTCGCCTCAAGGTATTCGTGGAAGGATCCGTCCAGGCGGAATTCGATTTCATGGTAGTAGTTGCGGGTGTCGCGCCACCGCCCGAGGATGCCCAGCCAGGAATTGTAGACGACGTAATCGGCTAAAGTCAGGGAACTGTCGACAATGGCGGCGGAAAGCAGCAGGACCGCGAGGGCAACGATAAGCATGAAGGCAGTCTTCTTCATGTTTTTCTCCGATTCCGCGGAGCGGCCGAAGGCTGACGGGCTTCCGCCCCCGGCCGCCCTTCATGAATATCACGGACGACAAATCCGGCGCCGCGCGGCTTTGCCTTTCCCCCTCGCCCGGACCGCCGATTTCCGCGCCCGCGGGTCTTCAGTCCTTCTTCCCGCAGCGGGGAATGCCGCCGCCAACTCGGCCATGGGAAGGGAATCCGGCCGACCGGGCGTGCCATGCGGCCGGGGGGGAGCCAAAGGTCGGCCGAAAGCCTAAACCAAATAAACGGCGGCCGCGGCGGCCGCCCCCGCCAGGATCGAGTAAAGGATGATCTGCGCCGCCTTAATCCGGTCCTGGCGCCGGAATTCCGCCTGCTCCACGGTGTCGGTCTCGCCGTTTCGGACGCCGAGGTTGAAGACCCCCAGCACGCCGTACGCGGCGCAAAAATGCATCGCCGCCTGGAGGAAGCCGAGCGCGGACATGGCGGCCGGGAAGAACACGGCCAGCCGCCAGAGGCGGGGAATCGGCAGGAGAATCAGCGCCGCTCCGAAGACGACGGCGGCGGCCAACCCCATCCATCCGGCCCGTTTTCTCATCCGGATTTCCGCCGGGCCGATGTTGCATACCCCGGGGACGTATTCTGGATTCTTCGGCATGGAACCTCCTTGGGGACCGAATTTTCCGGCGGAGAGCCGCCCGTACGCTCCGAAGCCGGCGCCGCCTTCGCCGTGCGAGGCGGACGGTCCGCGGTCCGACTCCCCTCAACGCGGAAGGAGCCTGTTGCGGAAAGACTCCGGCGCGATTACCGGTTCCGGCGTCTTGCGCGCGGCCGTTAATCGAAGAGGCCCGCATCGGCATCCCGCGGCCTCTTCTCCGCCCGGTTATCCCTTTCTCAGCGGAATCACCCGCGGCGCGCCCTGCTCGTAATATTCCATGATCATCCGGCCGCCCTCATCGGCGTACAGGGAGATGCAGGCGTTGTCCCTGTCCCGAAACAGGTACAGGGTTGTTTCGTTCGCGGACAGGACAAACAGGGATTCGGTTTGCCCGTCGATCTCCAAGAGCGCCGAAACCCGGTCGTCCTCGGCGGCAATCCACAAGGTGAAATCGAACCCGGAGATGCTGCCCTTCCATGTTCCCGCGAACGGCGACGCTTCTTCCGCCGTCAGCGGCTGAAGCATGTAGCCGTATTCGGGCGGGGCGGCTGGCGACTCCTGCGAGGCGGCGCCGTCCGGCGAGCAAGCGGTCGACGCCACGGCCAGCGACAGCGCTGCGATGATGGCGAGTCTGTTCAAAGCCGTCCTTCCTTTCGTTTTCCGGACGGGCCGGCGTCTGCCAAAGGCCGATCCGGATACGCCCCATTCTACCCAAAAGGTGTCCGGCGGATCGTCCGCGACGGGCTGGTCCGCGTTTCCGGCGGCGGAGCAAAACAGGAGTCGATTCGCCGCAAAGCACCGGCCGATCAAGCAGGCGGCCGTCCTCCGGCCGGGCTCGCGCGAAAAGGCGCGCACAAGATTAATCGCCGGGCTTCTTCGGTTCGCGCCACATGGTCCAGACCGGAACTCTCCCGGGGCCGATTTCCAGCCGCCGCGCGACGGCGAATCCGTGCCTCCGGTAAAATTCCACGTTGCGTTCCAGGCTGGCCTCGAGGTAGCAGCCGATTCCTTCGCGGTCGCTCCGCCTGAGGATCGGCTGCAACAACGCCGAGCCCGTTCCTTTTCCGCGCCGGTCCGCCCGCACCATCAGCCCGGACAGGTAATAATGAGGCCGCTTCGGATGGCAACCGTCGATTTTTTGCCGTTGCCCGAACTTCAACAACAGGTCCCGCCAGCCGAACGAACGGGGGACGACGCCGACCATGGCGATCTGCATCGCCGGCGGCGGCTCCCACCTCCCGGGCGGCATCCACAGGGCGGCCCCCGAAACATCCGCCGTCACCCAACACAAGCCGCAGGGCAGGCTGTAGTCGACAACCATGAACTCGTAGAAAGAGTCAAGCGCCGCTTCCCGCCGACGGTCCTGCCGCAGGAAGAAGCGCATCAAGGGATCGTCGCGGAAAACCTCCTTCGCCAGCTCTTTGATCGCCTGCCCGTCCGCCCTCGCGGCGAGTCGGATCTCCATAGGCCCTCTCTCCGATTCGGTTTTTGATCAAACCTAACCCGCCGCCGGTTTCGGAATGCCGGCCTCAGGTCAATTTCGCGCACCAGCGTGCGGCATTGCCGATCAAGGTTTGGTAGGAGGGATGGAGCCAGACCTCCAAGCTATGGCCGGGCGTCAGCACCGCCACGCGCCCCTGCCCCTCCGTCCGCCTCCAAGCGCCCGGTTGTTCCCCGTGCTCGGAGCGGGTAATCGCAAACACATCCGCTTCCGGATCGTCCATTTCCATGAAGTAGTGCTCGTCCACCGCCGTAAACGAATCAACTCCGGCGGCCAGCGGGTGCCCTTCCCGCGGAATGAGGGTCACCGGGCAAGGATCCGGATGGCGGGAGAACACGCCCCCCAGCAATCCCCGCAGGACGCGCGCGTTTTCGTATTCGGCCGCGCCCGAATGGACCGCGAGCAATCCGCCGCCCCGGCGGACGAACTCGGCGAAGGCGGCCTGGACGGCGTCCGTCATCCAGGGAGCCGGATCGGAGGAGGAGGCGTTGTTGGATTTGGCCAGTATGACAAGCGCGAAGTCATCCAACCGCGCCTCGGGCCAGGCGCGGGCGTCCGTCCTCCACGCCAAGGTGAAATCCGGATCGCGGAGAGCCGCCAAGCCCCGGCGCGCAACGTCTTCCGGATGCCATTTGTCGCCGCACAACGCCAAGGCTTTCATGAAAAGGCATTCCGCCGGGAAACAGCCTTCCGGCCGCCCGCGGGTCCGCCCCCAAGCATGCACGCCGCCGGGCGGCCCGGCATCAGATCCATCCCAAGGCGCCGGCGATTCCGATTCCGGCGACGAGTAAACCGACTAACGCGTACAAAAATCGGGCGCCCAGCCGGCCGAGGATTCGGACGAAGATTTCCGATCTCCGGCCGCCGAGGAACCACTCCCAATCGAAAACCGCCCCGGCCAGGCAGTACAGGCCGGCACCCACCAGGATCACCACCGTCCAAACCGGCATTTTCATTTCTCCTTTTTGGCGCGATCCGCCCGATCCTCGAAATACTCCGCCATCTGTCCGTCGATCCGGATCCACAGCTCCGCGGGGTCCAGGCCCAATTCCAGGGCGATCCGGGAATTCAGCGCCGCCGCCCCCGGCCACGCGGACAGCAACCGCCTGAGGAAACCCGGGCGCGTTTCCTCCAAATAGCGGACCATCCAGTAGCCGCGCACCGCATGATACGCAAGCTCCCGTCCGTGCAGGCGCGACATTTCGCGGTAGGTCGGTGGCGCCGCCTTCGGGCGGGCGTTGCGGATCAGCTCCAGCGTATCCGTCCGGATGGTGTTTTTCTGCAGATAGCGGTCTACCGCGACCATCGCCAAGCCCTCGTTGAGCCAGGCGGGCGGCTGGAGGTGCGCCGAACAGGCGTGGGTCAATTCGTGGCACAGGATGTGCCGGATCTTCGTCGGCGGATCCTTCTCCTCCTCGTACATGTGCAGGCCGACGCTTTTGTCGGCGGCCTCCAGCAGGCGCAGCGGCTTGATCCCGATCGCGGTGCGCCGGCCGTAGCGCTGGGTCCACCCGGCGCTGTAGGGCCACATCCGCCGCGCGCGGTCGAACCAGAACGGGAACGTGACGGCCAGCAGAATCCGCCAGGACCACGGCGCGGATTGGAAGATGAACCGCGGCCAGGCGGTCATCACATACACCCGGCAGTCCTCCGGACCCGCCAACCCCCAGGATTCGCGGATGACGCGCAGGGATTGCGCCACCGCCGCCATCATCAATTCCCCCGCGTCGCGGTCGCCTTCGTCGAAGAAGACCGGAATTCCATCCGCCAGCATCGACAGCATGATCAATCCTTTCCCGCCATATGCGGCTTTTAATTCCGCAACGGTCCGGCGCTTTCCCCTGTCCGCCGGGCGCGAACAAGGCAAATGCCGCGCCACAAACGCTCCCGCCGGTCAAACCTTTCAAGGGCGGGGCATGCACCCCGCGGATCAGAGCAACACGACGAATTTAAATATCCGCCAACTGCCGAACAGCCAGCAATGTTTGTCGGGGGGATCCTGGTACGAAATCCACAGGCAAGAGACGACCGTCTCCACGAAACCCGCCGGATAGGCCGGGGCCGCGTCGCGGGTGGCGGCGGATTCCCTTTCCGCGCAGTTGAAATTTCCGGAAGCCGCGTCGCGCGCATGCGCCAACTCATGGCGGGCGACAAACGCCTGCCCCAAGCCGCACTCAGGAAGGGCGGACCGCCTTTTCGAAACGCCGCACCGCAATCCGCGTCCCACGGACCTGGATTTCCCTGATCCCGCAGGATTCAAATCCGGCCCGCGCATAATAGGCGCACAGGACCGGATTCTCCACGAAGCAATCCAAACGCAGAAACCGGCGTCCGCACTCGGCCGCACGGGCTTCGATCCAGCCCAGCATGGATCCGCCGATTCCCCGGCCGTGCCGCCGCCGGCCGACGGTTAAGGTATGGATGTAGAAAGCCGCGTCCGCCCGGTCCGGCCAGACGGCCGGATCGGAGTCGAGCAAGCGGAAGACGCCGACGAACTCCCGGCCCGACTCCGCAACGAAAAATTCCCCGCGTTCCAGGGCTTGGCGCACCCAATCCTCCCGCACAGGAAAGGGCAGTAGGCGGACGCCTTTTTCCTCGAGCCACGCGCGCCTTTCCGTGAGGATTTCCACAATCGGAGCCAGATGGCTCGGGGAAGCGATGGCTACCCTGAAATCCTTCATCCGATCGGAAGCGGCCCCTTCTCCGCGGCTCCGGCGCCGACGCCGTCCCCCGCGGGGCGTTCAGGAGGCGGGGGGTTCGATTTCAATCGACCTGCCCTTATCATAGGCCTCGCGCATTTTTTGCGGCAGGGAGGACGCCGGTCCATCCTTGGCGCAATGCCGGACCACTTCCAGGGTGATCCCGATCCAGGATTTGAAATCCTCAAACATTTTAATGGTGCATTCGGCGCAGGATTCATAGTTGTAGCTGACGACCAAGACGACCGTTTTGCCCTCCAGCGCCGGCAGTTTGTCGTCCGGGGAGAGCAGGGCGGTGAACCGGTCCAGGCAAAGCTTGGTCTGGGCATTCAGGTGCCACCAGTAGATGGGAACCGCGAAGAGGACGAGGTCCGCCGCCTCCAACGCCGGATAGATCAACTGCATGTCGTCCTGGATCACGCAGCGGGCTTTGCCGCGGCATTGGAAGCAGGCTTGGCAGGGCCGGATCGAGAGGTCGTTCAACCAGAATTCGGCGACGGCCGCATCCGGATGCCGGCTTAGGATTCCTTCAAGGCAACTTTTTGCCAGCGCGGCGGTGTTCCCCTTCTTGTTGGGACTGCCCTGCAGGATAAGTATGTTCACGCTCACTCCCGGCTCCCCGCCCCGGCCGGCGGTGGAATGTTGGCTGTAGATGACGGTTAAAAAATTATCGGGACGATGTCGCTGGTCGAACACCCGCCCTTCGGTTTAGGTGCGGCGGCTTGCTCGGGCAGGGTGCCGGAGTGATCCTGCTCGACCCGATGGGCCATTCGGGCTTCCGATTCGGATAGCGACGTTCTGCGGGAGAACGCTTCCCCGTTCCACATCTGACCTCCCGCCGCAAAGAGCAGCGGGTTGTCGTCCTGAAACAGGCCGCAGAAGGCGAACCATCCGCGTTGTCTTTCATCCCGCATTCCGCCGACGGAGCGCCGCCGGCGGCCGGCCCGGCCGCCTTCCATCCAACTCCCGCGCCGGACGGTCGTAGGCGTTGCCGCATTCAAGCCGCCGGGAGCATTTTATACCGTTTCCGATTTTTCGAAGCCGGCGCCGATCGGAGACTACGGAAACAGCCGGGTATAATGCCCTGGATCCGGACGGCCCGCATAGCGGACCCAGGGGACGGCCGGCGGAGAGATCTCCCGTCTGCCGGCGGACCATTCTTCCTTCCAGGAAACCATGAGGCCCCACCTGCGTTCCTTCGCGGCGGGTTTGCGCGCCGTGTTCCCGCTGCTGCTCGGCGTGTTCCCCTTCGGGCTGATCTACGGCGCGCTGGCGCTCGACGCCGGGATCCCGCCGCCGGCCGCGCAGGCGATGTCGTCGATCGTCTTCGCCGGATCCGCCCAGCTCATCGCCGCCCAGCTGATCGGCCAGTCCGCGCCGGGCCTGGTCGTCGTGCTGACGATCGCGGTCGTCAATCTGCGCCACATGCTCTACAGCGCCTCGATCGCCCCGTACTTCGCCCGCCTCCCGGCGCGCTGGAAGGCCCTCTCGGCCTACCTGCTCACCGACGAGGCCTACGCCGCCACCATCCTGCATTTCGAACGCGAAGGAATCGCCCCGGCCGGGAACTGGTTCTTCCTCGGCGCCGGGCTCGGGTTGTGGACGACCTGGCAGATCAGCAGTGCGGCGGGGATCTTCTTCGGCGCCCTGTTGCCCGCTTCGTGGCCGGTCGATTTCGCCATCCCGGTCACCTTCATCGCCATGGTCGTCCCGGCGCTCCGGGATCGGCCGGCGGTGGCCGCGGCGCTTTCCGCCGGCCTGGCTGCGCTGATGGCCGACGGCCTGCCCTACAACCTGGGGCTGATCCTCGCGGCGGCGGTGGGGATCGCCGTCGGCGCCGTTCTGGAGGGCCGCCGATGCGCATCTGGCTGATCCTTCTGCTGGGCGGCGCGCTGACCTTCGCCACCCGGCTTTCCTTCATCTACCTCTTCGGCCGCTTCGAGATGCCGGAGGTGATCCGGCGCGCTTTGAAATACGTCCCGCCGGCGGTGCTCTCCGCGCTGATCGCCCCGGCCCTGTTCATGCCCGGCGGGGTGGTGGATATCCGCGCGGGGAATTACCGCCTGCTGGCGGGCGCGGCCGCCGTCCTGGTTGCCTGGCGGGCCCGCAGTACGCTGTGGACGATCGTCGCCGGGATGGCGGCGCTGGCGATCCTGACCGGCTTGTCGGGGATTTGGTGACCGCCGGTTTGTTTGCAGAGCGGCAGGACGGTGTATTGGGGGAACTTCATCCAGCTGTTTGTTCGTGATTCCCGCCCGGTTCGGATGGGAATCCGGGGTCCCTGCAACCGGGTGCCCGCCGGTTCCGCCCTCGCTTTTTCCGGCGCAGATTCCGCCATGGGCGGGCGCGGGCATGACGATCCACAGACGGGGCATGGCCCTTTACAGACCGCCCCGAAGGAGGAAACAATGAAGACCATCGGATTGATCGGGGGAATGAGTTGGGAATCCACCTTGGAGTATTACCGCGCCGTCAACCAGGCCGTGAAGGAGAGGCTGGGCGGATTGCATTCGGCCAAATGCATCCTCTACTCGGTGGATTTCGACGAGGTTGCCGCTCTTCAAAGCCGCGGCGATTGGGCCGGCGCGGCGGCGCATCTGGCCGAGGCGGGGCGGAGCCTGGAGCGGGCGGGCGCGGAATTGCTGGTGGTGTGCACCAACACCATGCACAAAGTCGCCGGCGAGATCCAGGCCGGGGTCCGGATCCCCCTCCTGCACATCGCCGACGCGGCCGGGAACGCCGTCCGCGCCGCCGGCTTCCGGACCGTCGGGCTGATCGGCACGCGCTTCACCATGGAAGAGGATTTCATCGCCGGGCGGCTGCGGGAGAAATTCGGCCTGACGGTGCTCATCCCCGAGCCCGGCGATCGGCAGATCCTGCATGACATCATCTTCCAGGAATTGTGCCTGGGAATCATCAAGCCCGAATCGCGGACCCGCTACGTGGAGATCATCGGCGGCTTGGCGCGGCGCGGCGCCGAAGGGGTGATCCTGGGCTGCACGGAGATCGAGCTGCTGGTGGGCGGCGGGGATACCCCCGTCCCGCTCTTTCCGACCACCCGCCTGCACGCCATCGCGGCCGTCGATTGGGCACTGGGGGAAGGTCCGGCGGCTGGGGTATGACCGCCCGGATCCGGAAGAGCTTCCCGGAAAGCCGGTTTTTTGGACTTTTTTCAAATAATCCGCTTGGCGGAGCCTACCGCGGCTTGGAGCGCCGCGGGCATGGAAGTATGTTGATATTAATGGGGCAATCTTGGTAGAATTGCCCTGCCGCTCTTGGAATTTGCGTTGGCGTTCATTCAACCTTGCCGCATTCCACGGACAAATCGGGCCGCCGTTTTTTCCAGGCGCACCCGCCCGACAGCGGTTGCCTAACCCGTTAGTGGATTATCCGCAGCACAAAAAGGAGGTGGTTGCTTCTGCATCGAAAACCCCTGTAGACCATAGTCCAATCCCAAAGGTCACCGATTCTTTTTCGTTTTCTTTTGGAGGAGAAGTCATGAAACGCCTTACCTACATACTCCTTGCTGCAACTCTCGCCGCGCTGCTGCTGGCGGCCTGCGCCCCGGCCGGGGAAGGTAAAGTCTCCGGCGTGCCGGAAGAATGCAAGGCCGACGGATCCTGCGCCGTGATCAAGCCCGGCCAGACAATCAAGATCGGCATGGGCGCGCCGATGACCGGCGACAACGCGGCCTTCGGCCAGGATATCTCCCAGGCCGCCAAGATCGCCGTTCAGGACGCCGGCGAGTTCAACGGGTTCGTGTTCGAGCTGATCGCGGAAGACGACGGCGGCACACCCGAGGGCGGTGCGGCGGTGGCCAACAAGCTGGTCGCCGATCCGACCGTGGTTGCGATCGCCGGGCACATCTTCTCCGGTGCGACCCTTTCCGCCATGCCGATTTACGAGGCCGCCAACATCCCGATGATGTCGCCCTCTGCCACCGTTCCGGATCTGACCAAGAAGGGATCGCCCGTCTTCAACCGCTGCGTGTTCACCGACGCCGCGCAGGGCAAGTTCGCCGCCGAGTACCTCTACAACACGCTGAAGATCACCAAATTGGCGATCGTGCATGACGGCCAGGCGTACGGACAGGGCCTCGCCACTGTGGTGCAGGACATCTTCACCTCGCTCGGCGGGACGGTGGTTTCCTTCAACGCGGTCACCCCGGGCGAATCCGACTACAGCGCCGTGCTCGCCGACATCGCCTCGAAGAAGCCCCAGGCGCTGTACTTCGGCGGCTACACCTCGGAAGGCGTCGTGATCGTCAACCAGATGAAGCAATCCGGTCTGGAAGGCGTCATCTTCTTCGGTGATGATGGCACCTTCGGGCAGGACTTCCTCGACCGGACCGGCGCCAACGGCGAAGGCGCATACTCCACCTCGCTGATCCCGCCGGCCTCCGACGCCCGCACCGCGTTCGACGCCGCGTATCTGGAGAACTACGGCCAGCCGGCCGGCAAGCTCTCGCCCTACTCGTGGACGGCCTACGACTCGGCCGCGGTGTTGATCAAGGTCATCAAGGACGTCGCCCTCTATTCCAGCGACGGCAACCTTTACATTCCGCGCGCCGAGTTGGTTGCGGCGGTCCGCGCCGTCAAGGATTACCAGGGCCTTTCCGGCACGATCACTTGCGACGAGATCGGCGAATGCTCCGCCTCCGGTCCGGTCTTCAACGTCGTCAAGGACGGCAAATGGGTCGAGGCGCCGAAATAATCCGGCCTGGCCGGGTGAACCCTGCAACCTAACAGCATCAAAACCCCGGGGCAAGCCTGATTCGCCCCGGGGTTTTTCCTTTCCGGGGAGGCGGCGCCCCGGCGGGAATCTTCCCGCCTCCGGCTGCGGCATAACCGGTTAAAATACGCCCCCGATGCACCATCTTCCGATCGGCAAGGAGACGGCCCATGCCAAAACCCATCGGGCCCGCTCGAAGAATTAAACCCTATCAGGTCATCCAGGCCGTGCTCGGCGCAGGATTCGCCGGGTACCTGCTGTGGCGGCTGTACCAGGTTTTCATCGCCGCCCCCGAATACGGCGCCGACACCTGGGCCCGGTTCCTCATCACCGGGGCGATCCTCGGCGGCGTGTACGCGCTGATCGCCATCGGCTACACGCTGGTCTACGGCATCCTGCGGATGATCAACTTCGCCCACGGCGACATCATGATGCTCGGCGCCTTCGGCGGGTATTTCGTCCTCGAGACGACCCGGAGCATCCCGATCGGTTCGTCCAATTTCTCCGACGCCTACCCGGTCTGGTCGGTTCTGGCGGCTTTCCTGGCGGGCGTGGCGGTCGCAACGGTGAGCGGCTACTTCCTGGAGCGGATCGCCTACCGCCCGCTGCGCGGCGCCCCGCGG is a window encoding:
- a CDS encoding GNAT family N-acetyltransferase; translated protein: MEIRLAARADGQAIKELAKEVFRDDPLMRFFLRQDRRREAALDSFYEFMVVDYSLPCGLCWVTADVSGAALWMPPGRWEPPPAMQIAMVGVVPRSFGWRDLLLKFGQRQKIDGCHPKRPHYYLSGLMVRADRRGKGTGSALLQPILRRSDREGIGCYLEASLERNVEFYRRHGFAVARRLEIGPGRVPVWTMWREPKKPGD
- a CDS encoding ThuA domain-containing protein, with translation MKALALCGDKWHPEDVARRGLAALRDPDFTLAWRTDARAWPEARLDDFALVILAKSNNASSSDPAPWMTDAVQAAFAEFVRRGGGLLAVHSGAAEYENARVLRGLLGGVFSRHPDPCPVTLIPREGHPLAAGVDSFTAVDEHYFMEMDDPEADVFAITRSEHGEQPGAWRRTEGQGRVAVLTPGHSLEVWLHPSYQTLIGNAARWCAKLT
- a CDS encoding immunity 17 family protein, giving the protein MPVWTVVILVGAGLYCLAGAVFDWEWFLGGRRSEIFVRILGRLGARFLYALVGLLVAGIGIAGALGWI
- a CDS encoding GNAT family N-acetyltransferase, encoding MRQALERGEFFVAESGREFVGVFRLLDSDPAVWPDRADAAFYIHTLTVGRRRHGRGIGGSMLGWIEARAAECGRRFLRLDCFVENPVLCAYYARAGFESCGIREIQVRGTRIAVRRFEKAVRPS
- a CDS encoding flavodoxin family protein, with protein sequence MNILILQGSPNKKGNTAALAKSCLEGILSRHPDAAVAEFWLNDLSIRPCQACFQCRGKARCVIQDDMQLIYPALEAADLVLFAVPIYWWHLNAQTKLCLDRFTALLSPDDKLPALEGKTVVLVVSYNYESCAECTIKMFEDFKSWIGITLEVVRHCAKDGPASSLPQKMREAYDKGRSIEIEPPAS
- a CDS encoding AzlC family ABC transporter permease, encoding MRPHLRSFAAGLRAVFPLLLGVFPFGLIYGALALDAGIPPPAAQAMSSIVFAGSAQLIAAQLIGQSAPGLVVVLTIAVVNLRHMLYSASIAPYFARLPARWKALSAYLLTDEAYAATILHFEREGIAPAGNWFFLGAGLGLWTTWQISSAAGIFFGALLPASWPVDFAIPVTFIAMVVPALRDRPAVAAALSAGLAALMADGLPYNLGLILAAAVGIAVGAVLEGRRCASG
- a CDS encoding AzlD domain-containing protein, whose protein sequence is MRIWLILLLGGALTFATRLSFIYLFGRFEMPEVIRRALKYVPPAVLSALIAPALFMPGGVVDIRAGNYRLLAGAAAVLVAWRARSTLWTIVAGMAALAILTGLSGIW
- a CDS encoding aspartate/glutamate racemase family protein encodes the protein MKTIGLIGGMSWESTLEYYRAVNQAVKERLGGLHSAKCILYSVDFDEVAALQSRGDWAGAAAHLAEAGRSLERAGAELLVVCTNTMHKVAGEIQAGVRIPLLHIADAAGNAVRAAGFRTVGLIGTRFTMEEDFIAGRLREKFGLTVLIPEPGDRQILHDIIFQELCLGIIKPESRTRYVEIIGGLARRGAEGVILGCTEIELLVGGGDTPVPLFPTTRLHAIAAVDWALGEGPAAGV
- a CDS encoding branched-chain amino acid ABC transporter substrate-binding protein produces the protein MKRLTYILLAATLAALLLAACAPAGEGKVSGVPEECKADGSCAVIKPGQTIKIGMGAPMTGDNAAFGQDISQAAKIAVQDAGEFNGFVFELIAEDDGGTPEGGAAVANKLVADPTVVAIAGHIFSGATLSAMPIYEAANIPMMSPSATVPDLTKKGSPVFNRCVFTDAAQGKFAAEYLYNTLKITKLAIVHDGQAYGQGLATVVQDIFTSLGGTVVSFNAVTPGESDYSAVLADIASKKPQALYFGGYTSEGVVIVNQMKQSGLEGVIFFGDDGTFGQDFLDRTGANGEGAYSTSLIPPASDARTAFDAAYLENYGQPAGKLSPYSWTAYDSAAVLIKVIKDVALYSSDGNLYIPRAELVAAVRAVKDYQGLSGTITCDEIGECSASGPVFNVVKDGKWVEAPK